In Haloterrigena turkmenica DSM 5511, a single genomic region encodes these proteins:
- a CDS encoding aldo/keto reductase: MNHRRLGSTGRDVSEVGLGTWNIGGSWGDVDDETGREVVRAAIDADIDFIDTADVYGDGRSERHIGHVLDERDAHDDVFIATKAGRRLDPHEADRYDYENISEFVARSQEYLNEETLDLLQLHCPPTEAYYQPETFDALERLKDEGEIAHAGVSVEKVEEALKAIEYDVVETVQIIFNPFRQRPNELFFEQAKRNDIGVIVRVPYASGLLTGALERDQEFAEDDHRNFNREGEAFDVGETFAGVPYETGHDAVEALEPHVPDDRSLAEFTLRWILDHEAVSTVIPGTTSPEHVRSNAAASDLDALSSQAHGAARDVYEEYVAEHVHHRW, from the coding sequence ATGAACCACCGACGACTCGGCTCGACCGGACGCGACGTTTCTGAGGTCGGCCTCGGCACCTGGAACATCGGCGGCAGTTGGGGCGACGTCGACGACGAAACCGGCCGCGAGGTCGTTCGCGCCGCGATCGATGCAGATATCGACTTCATCGACACGGCGGACGTCTACGGCGACGGCCGAAGCGAGCGCCACATCGGCCACGTCTTGGACGAGCGCGACGCCCACGACGACGTCTTCATCGCGACGAAGGCCGGCCGGCGACTCGATCCCCACGAGGCGGATCGGTACGACTACGAGAACATCTCCGAGTTCGTCGCTCGGAGCCAGGAGTACCTCAACGAGGAGACGCTGGATCTCTTGCAGTTGCACTGTCCGCCGACGGAGGCGTATTATCAGCCCGAGACGTTCGACGCCCTCGAGCGACTCAAAGACGAGGGCGAGATCGCCCACGCGGGCGTCAGCGTCGAGAAGGTCGAGGAAGCGCTCAAAGCGATCGAGTACGATGTCGTCGAGACGGTCCAGATCATCTTCAACCCGTTCCGCCAGCGCCCGAACGAGCTGTTCTTCGAGCAGGCCAAGCGGAACGATATCGGCGTCATCGTCCGCGTTCCCTACGCCTCGGGCCTGCTGACGGGCGCGCTCGAGCGCGATCAAGAGTTCGCCGAGGACGACCACCGCAACTTCAACCGCGAGGGCGAGGCCTTCGACGTCGGCGAGACGTTCGCGGGCGTCCCCTACGAGACCGGCCACGACGCCGTCGAGGCGCTCGAGCCCCACGTCCCCGACGACCGCTCGCTGGCCGAGTTCACGCTGCGCTGGATCCTCGACCACGAGGCCGTCTCGACGGTCATCCCGGGGACGACCTCGCCGGAGCACGTCCGCTCGAACGCCGCGGCGTCGGACCTCGACGCGCTCTCGAGTCAAGCCCACGGCGCGGCTCGGGACGTCTACGAGGAGTACGTCGCGGAGCACGTCCACCACCGCTGGTAG